The genomic segment aacattatttccCTATAAACATTATTAGATCTATCAGCATGACAAGTTCCATAATTCAATATGTTTAATTAGCTCATATGTAAAGAGTTAGATAATGCtttgttaacaaattaaattaggTCACGGAAAATCAGAAAATGACATTAAGTGCTTTAAACCAACCTTTATTGGACATTAATTACATTAGTATTAAGAGTTCcttaaaatgttcataatttaCCAAtatactaacaatataaatgttacCAATACATTTAGTAAAATCCTTTATTTATCTCTCAGTTGTATCTTCAAAAATTTTTTTAGGAGTTTCACCAGCATAAAAATGGGCAATAACTTAattggtagcactttacaaCAATGTcccataaaatattataaacaaatacaacttttgatttcaataatgtattagtaaatgctgaaattaacattaactaagattaatcaATGTTTTGGCTGCACGCTATTTGGTAACACtgttttacagtgtcattgttacatgttacatgttgtaactgtagtaataactagaaattatgcataattacatgcaactaacactaaaccaaaccctcatcctaaccctaaacctatagtaagtacatgcagttaTTTACTATTACAcggtacttaaatgtataattacactgtaatactgacactttaaaataaagtgtaaccctttatttttaaggtgtctgtgttacagtgtaattatacatttaagtagtAGGcctaataatatttaacaacatttACTTACTATAGGGATaagattagggtttggtttagggttagttgcatgtaattatgcacaatttatagtaattactaCAGTTACTACATGTAActtgtaacaaggacactgtaaaataaaatgttagttaactaaagttaacaaatgaaaccttatagtaaagtgttaccacaaatttTTATAGGATCTTTATAAAGAAAAAGACACTAAAAATCTAGAGCATTGTCCCAATGCTAGTCCCATGTTAGTCTATGTATTCAGTATttagcttaaaaaaaacataaaatagcaCAGAACGATACATCAACTTCACTCTGTGTTGAGTAACATTAACCATCCTGCATTGCttgcatgtttttaatttcttttcacatCAGCCACGTGTTGTTGTAACGTGTGTTGCACCTCTATCTTGCGTCTCCTCCACTTGCTCTCTATCTCTAGTGAAAACAGGAGTTTGTAGAGGTTTGGCAGGGTCTGTGCCACAGAGGGACTCGCCGGTAAAAGAGAAGAAACGTGCCCATTCAGATTAGAGGAGGCCATGTGTCTCTCAGCAGACTCTCTGGGCCTACGGTGCTCATCGTGAACTTGTGCAGGTATGAAACTCATCAGACTCAGCATTCTTTGCATAAGACAAAAGATACTTCGTCAGTGGCAGTGTTAACAATTAACagcagaaaatgttttttgttgtgtaCCTACATGTCTCCAAGGCATTTCCTCATACTGGACATAAAGATGTTGAGTATAAAGATCATAAATAGCTTGACACCATGCCAGAGCCAGTATGCCACAGTCATAGCATTAGTGGTCCATTTCTGATACCTGTGAAACAGCATATCCAAACATCAATGAGTGCTTATGAACAGCATCaaaatatttccttttaaaTTTAGAACCTTTTAGGTAACTTTTTTAGATATGTGTTTAATGAAAATTGTTGATGCACCGAAATTAGTTTTATTCACCGAAAATGTTAATCTATTTAGTtgtatatagacatttaaattgtgcataaggcagtttttttatataaatgtttctttcaacataccttctgatgttccttcatgtttattttgtgctgtaacttgtaataaagaggaagagatgatcggtttactgctgcttgaactgaagcagtgatctgtcacgccacaatAAAGATTGCCAAAGCGGTATTTATTGCTTGAATTTcttaataaaattgacagaatttaaaagctgagactttttcatgtctacagagcccctaaagggacataaaggaaaaaatatgtgatgtgaggaaaaaaatatttgtcaatgcttttgcgttctctagCAAATGTCTTGTGTTCCCCCGAGGAACTTTGCTTTAGCTCTCAAAGAACACAAAGGTTTATTTTTTAGATGGGTAGGTTATTGGATGGTAGGTGCACTACAATGtgtttagtgaagttttgttcatgcatcaatacagagcccctaaaggtgatggggaaaaaaatatgagatgggaggaaaaaatatatttcaatgcttttgcattctcttgcaaaagttttgtgttcccctgagaaaatttgcaaaacctttgcgttcccaTTAAATTTTACATTATCACACAAAACTTTTGCTTTCCCCTGAGAAATTTTGCATTATCTTGcaaaaaatttgcattccactgagaaactttgtgttctctcacaaaagttctgcgttcccctgagagattttgttttctcacaaaagttttgtgttcccagagaaactttgcattatctcacaaaacttttgtattccactgagaaactttgcattatCTCACAAAACTTTTGGGTTCCCCTGAGAAATTTTGCATTCTCTTACAAAAGTTTTGCAttcccagagaaactttgcattctttcactaaacttttgtgttcccctgaaaaattttgttctcacaaaagttttgcattcCTGGAGAAACTTTGTATTGtcttgcaaaacttttgcattccctgagaaactttgcattctctcacaaaacttttACGTTCCCCCTGAGAAATTTTGCATTCTCACAAAACTTTTACGTTCCCCCTGAGAAATTTTGCGTTCTCATAAAACTTTTGTTCCCCTGAGAAATGTTGCGTTGtttcgcaaaacttttgcattcccctgagaaactttgcgttcactcacAAAAGTCTTGCAttcccagagaaactttgcattctctcgcaaaacttttacattccctgagaaactttgcattctctcgcaaaagttttgcgttcccctgagaaattttgcattctctcgcaaaacttttacattccctgagaaactttgtattctctcgcaaaacatttgcatatctgagaaactttgcattatCTCTCAAAACTTTTACattccctgagaaactttgcattctctcgcaTAAGTTTTACATTCCCTGAGAAACtgcattctctcgcaaaacttttgcatatctgagaaactttgcattctctcgcaaaTCTTTTACattccctgagaaactttgcattctctcacaaaacttttACGTTCCACTGAGAAATTTTGCGTTCacacaaaacttttgtgttcccctgagaaatGTTGCGTTGtttcgcaaaacttttgcaaatGTCACTTTAGGGCCTCCGTATCATCAACAGCATAGACTAAAAAGATCTCATCGAAATGAAGACAGATTAAAAAACGAGAAATTGATATTGTCAACCCAGCTCTAACGTCCACACAGCTAAAATGATTACCTGTTGTAGTTTATTTACGTTGTGTGCCTAATATtccaatatttattataaatggttCATCAGTgtacatcatttttttaattcatgtgcccttgctatctttaattaaaataacttcccttcCATCTTACAGCGTGTTTGCTGGTGTGAGAGTAGGACaccctgtcactcacatgagattgaccaatagcaaaccacaaccatccaacccATTcctcacagacaaaatcaagtcccaccctacattttttttcttgttcaagaagccgtttcacttggatatatgtcacaatagggaagaaaagactatcacaattTTCGTTTCATGCTGAATTTTAACATCACTGTTTAGGTGATGATTCCAGCCCTCAAAAACTGTTTTAGGGaatattttcacaaaaaaatgttttgaactaAACTACAATTAGTTAAGTTCAGTACCTTTCCCATAAGGCTGTGGCACTCCAGATTGGCAGTGTGAACAGGAAGAGCAGGTATGAGAGCGTCCGTTGAGATAAAGAGACATCCGGATTACTCAGAATCTCCAGCTGCCCCATGATATTACACAGCAGCACTAAAACAGAGAATAGCAAACTGTCTGTCTTCTGTCTCAAATCTGCTATAATCGGAAATGCAAACAGGACACTACAGTACCTTCCTGAACCTTTTCTGGTGAGTACTTATGTACTGTCTGCTCTTGATGGGATGGACTCACAGATGAACAAATCCCATTGATGGTCTTCTCCTCAGGATGTTCCGGGGAGTTCTGCTGCAATTCCTCTTCCTCAGCACCATCAGTCTGTGTCAGCATCCAGTGATCTGAGCTCAGTGAATCATCAGATGCACCAGACTCCTTTCTCCGTTCAGGGTACAATGGCAAGGCGTCTGTTGAGGTGTGACAGTTATGAATGACAGTGCTGGATAAAGCAAGGTTCATGGAGTTGTTTCAGCTTTTTAAGATTGATTTTGAAATCACAAAGGATCCAATTTGTCCGATTAGTCTTTCGAAAGAGGACAAAAGATTTACATCCATCTCTAAAATTTtatgcagaacctgatttcaccaacaTGTTCCGAGACCatcaaagatgttgatccagaaacaacattccaatcaaccaatcagatttgagggacaagtttactgttcatgtcaagtttaggcttacaaccagggtcaGGTGcctctacatcagtgttattcacctatcatttccctctgactttagggataacttatagGTAGAGTTAGGTTTAGaggtagggatagggttagaaCTAAATTTTCAcactggaatgttgttccagaatcAACAAATTATATTGACCCAGGAACCTAAGGTTTTAAAAGCTGTGCATATGTTGACATTGCATTTATTACTGTCttactaaatgtaaaaaaagtaaatttacaCTTTACATATTTCTATGAATACTTCAACATGAACTTCCGCTAAATAATATATTCACAGTAAAACTCACTGCTCTGCTGCAGAAAGTATACGGTATCTTGGTATCCACTGTAGAAAGCCTTCTTCAAAACCTGACAATTAGCAATACATGAAGTTAAAGGAACGTAAAAATGAAGTTAAAAGTACCTGTGTTGGGACATAGTTACAGAACTCACCCTCCAGTCTCGAGGGAACATAGCATCTACCAGTCTGATGAAGTTGGTGAGGGAGCACTGGAAGGAGAGCTGCTGGATGATGGCATCACAGAGGATGGTGGAGGTATCAGAGGGACAGATGTCCATGTTTCCAGCAAACGGGGAGATGGTGAGGGTGGGAGAGGAATCCTCGAAGGGCTGGATGTTTGTGAAACCTCCATCCATATAGTGCTGGGAAAGTATAGATGTGTTATATTTATAGCTTGTTTTAAGTGGCATGTTGGTTTAGTGTATTTCTGTAGTTCTTAGGCATGTTGTCACAGAGTGCTTACAGTACAAACACTTTTACTCACCTCGCCTTTATACTGTGGTGGAATCACGCCAGAGTATACAGGAACAAAACAGCTACACAAAAGAGCCTTATAGAGGGCGGAAAGAAACCACTTAAAGCAAAAAAGAAACTGAACCTGACAGATTTTAATAATACaaactttaaaatcaaaagaaagtcCCTCACACTATCAGAGCTtacaaaattatcaaaatattttatttatcgaCAAACTTTACCATGGTCAAAAAAAGTTAGCTTATGTTATTTCATTTaggatttaaaggtgcagtaagtgatttgtAAGAATCTTTGTTGAACATGTGTCCTAAAGTTCTTGTCTGATCATAACCAGTGATATTCTCTGAGCTTTTCTcgtttgtaatgtctctcagccatctctctttctacagtctttctttaaatctccctcttgcttgctctctctttctccttccccatcatgagtggacacgtcccctactgctgattgtctctctctcacctcccccatcatgagtggacatgccccctattgctgattggctctctctctcctcccccatcataagTGGATGCCCTCTACTGCTGgttggctcactctctcctccccatcatgagtggatgCCCTCTACTGCTGgttggctcactctctcctccccatcatgagtggacgcCCTCTACTGCTGGTTGGCTCACTAGGCTTGTTTGACTTCATGCGGCGCCACAAAGATCGGCTGACGCCTGacaaaagcaatgcattctggttagAAAATTTGTCCGACTTTTGATCGGCGCTGCAGTCGCCTTACGGTCACGTGTGCCAacaaagtaccgcaagagcaAAACAAGACCAGCCGCCTAGGTCAGGCGCAGCAGTTGCTCAAAATCGGCTGCGAAAGCCTTGATGACGATACACTTTATTCTCATTGGTCAGATTCTGTGATGACAAGGACGACGTTACGTGTTTTTTCTTAGACAAGCTCCTGTATTTAACCAATCTTGATATTGAATATCTGATattcaaacaaaacacacaaaatattaacaaaaattaagattatGCTATCtagtaaatatatattcttatttCAATCCCATCCACTTCTTCGGCTACAATCAACGCAAAAATCACGTGGTCTGCCATGAATGACATTCAGCACACTACGGAAAGCACGAAGTGTCCGACCTGATGGCCGTCTCTGTACTCCACAGTTAATTTTAGACTAGTGTAGTttatctcgaacaagcctactctctcctcccccatcatgagtgggcacgccccctactgctgattggctcactctttccttccccatcatgagtggacacacccctactgctgattggctcactctctctcctcccccatcatgagtggacacgccccctactgctgattggctcactctttctttcttcatcatgagtggacacgccccttactgctgattagCTCACTTTCTCCTCTCCCATCAtaagtggacacgccccctactgctgactgGCTTCaagtgtgttgtgctgctcagtccaatccactttcaacagagTTTCTCAGAAAAGCTTACTGCACATTTAACCTTTATTACAAAGTTGGGAGATGTGATGATTATTTAGTTTTTCCTCTTCTTGAGAagagttgtgtttgttttactttGGTAGAATTTTCCAACAAAAGCTGATTTATAGATATGGGATGTGCAACAACATCTGCTTTCTACAGTTTTGATGCTTTTGAATCCAAACTAATATATTTTATCTCATTGTTGgttaaaaaattaacatgattgacagctgctaCACAAGTATTATAACAATGATTTTACATGTTTGAGGTGTGTTTTAATTTGATATACAGtagattaatattatatttatttattcttgtttATTGTGTTACCCACATTCAATATTAGGCTACAATTTCCCAAGTAATAAATGTGCGTTGACGTTTACTGTTATTGGGCGAATTTTCGCAGGGGGCGAAATCCAGTAATTTCAGGAATCCAATTTCATGTGAAGGTGAAAGATTTCCCCACACAGATTTCGCAATGCATTGTGCACACAAATACGCtgcgttgaccaacagaaagctgcttgatttgaaagtgacttctgtatGAGCTGTGTTTCATCCATCGCTACACTGCTGACAGTAGACTATGGACTTTCTTGCCAGTGAAATTTCACACCTTAAGGCTATTGTTAGTTTATCATTTGCTTTTGATGCATATATACGTTTCCTATAGCCTACCTCAAGGTAGAACTGTAGCAGTTTGTGAGTTAAGGAAAATGcgggggggaaaaaatgctcCTTTGACTCGTCTACTGCCTTGTGGTTTGGGCGTATTGGTGGTgaatatgtatgtatttgtacAGTCTCATTTTTGTATCTGCTTATGCCTCACCAAGGTTTAGGTTAAGGGGCGGACTTTTTCCTAAAAATTAGTACAAATATAGTACGAATTCATACGGAATCGTCAACTAttaaaatagttacattttctCATTAGATTGGGTTGCAACAGCTGTAATTGAGCggaatattttcataaattttaaacatttttaactaatatggcaaaaaaaaaaatcataatgctTACTTTTACAAGGTCATCATTGGAATTAAATTCTGacaccaaaacattttttccatCAGACATGCGAGTCATGGAAACATGCAGGCGGCCGGTGGCCAGAGTGTGGGCATTATCAGGCAGACAGCGCTGCAGTGTGACCTCCAGCCACCTGAAAATATCCACTGTGGGATTGAGAAGACCGAGCGGATGTTGTTTGGTAAATCTCGCGAATTCCAAAAGCTGGTCTCGCACACGTcctgtgaggaaaaaaatgtgGGTTTAATGACTTATTTAACAGCTAATTTTAAGTCCTGATTATTTTATCCAAGTGACTTACagccagtgttgggtaagttaaaagtaattaattatagCTCCTAATTACTAATTAATCTTCAACCTCGACCAGTTAAACAATACAAGAATATTATACACAATAAACATTATACACAAGGATATTATGCACAATAAATCCTGGACCAGCCTGGTCTTTTTTGGATGGGCTTTGAACCTACAACCTTTACAAGTACAACACTAATCCTCTAGTCAATAAATGAAAGTGAATATGAATAGAAAGATCTCTGATTACCTAGATTGGACCCACACACAACTGCTGCAGCCACGAGAGAGCCAGCAGATGCGCCGTAGACTCTTGGTGCTCTTTGCAGGATCCAGGCTGCATTATCCAAAAGACTCTGCGCAGCACCGAGTTGATAAGTTGCTAGAAAGCCAGAACCACAGAACGATACAGAGAGGTTCTCATTTTTAGACAGAATGCATAACGGTGATGACATGACTGGAAATATCCCCTAGTTGGATGGTATCAGATCTTCAGCTCTGTAACTCTAACTCAAGTCGAGGACAATCAGAGCAACACATTAAAACAGACGGTCACGGtgttgttaaaaacaaaaaaaaataagaaaacccGCAAAAGTTCCTCCTTCCCCTCTAGGATTCCATGAATGATCTCAAATCAATTCCTCACTTCATGATGTCtgaattaggcctattatatgtGTGTCTGCCACAACTTTCACAGGGCATCAGAGGTAAATGTCTACATTATTGTCGTCTTCAGAGCAATACAAATTCCTTGACATTTagtaaatgtcttaaaatgagCATATGACTAGATTACCATAGAGATGAGCGAAACCAGGCATGGATTACAAGCACATCCACCAGGAGGAAGAATTGACCCTAGAAGAACTGAATCAatacaactgaaacaaaaagTTATATCTTCCTCTTCCAAAACTTAGACTTCTTATGTAGATaccatcattttaaatgtacctACCATTCACACAGCTATTGATTGCCATGAGCAATAAACCAGTGATGTCACTTCCCCTGAACTGAACTgaggttctcaacctttttgactcaaAGGCCCCTTATTGGCCCCAACAATATTCAAAGGCCCAATGACTTTTCCAGTTGTTCACAATTTTGATAATgatttttaagaatattttttacTCAAACTTTCTACCTGATCAAATATTTTAGAGAAAAATCTGTTTATCTCAAGATtataagattttattaatttacatgacttttccaggtctacaaatcacactgtgaaAATTAGGCTATAAAGGTTTTTCCAAGACATTGGGAATCCCAGTTcttcaaagaaattaaaatgcaaCCCggattctggaaatgttggaacgttttttaaatttgaataaaatgaaactaaaagactttcaaatcacatgagccaatattttattcacaatagaacatagataacataccaaacgtttaaatttatttttacaatttttaatttagttttacaattttatgcacaaaatgagctcatttcaaatttgatgccaaAATAGTTGGTtcaggggcatgtttaccatggtgtcgcatctcctcttcttttttaaaacagtttgaagacgtctgggcatcgaggttatgagtttctggagttttggtgttggaatttggtcccattcttgcctgatataggtttccagctgctgaagagtttgtggtcatctttgacgtattttttgtttaatgatgtgccaaatgttctctataggtgaaagatctggactgcaggcaggccaattcagcacccggactcttctacgatgaagccatgctgttgtaatagctgcagtatgtggttttgcattgtcctgctgaaatacacaaggccttctccgaaatagacgtcatctggaggggagcatatgttgctctaaaacctttatataccttttagCATTCATattgccttccaaaacatgcaagctgcccataccatatGCACCTCCATActatcagagatgctggcttttgatctgaacgctgataacacgctattttgcatgatagagctttagttgacatctgcagatggcacagcggattgtgtttaccaacagtggtttctggacgtattcctggg from the Ctenopharyngodon idella isolate HZGC_01 chromosome 22, HZGC01, whole genome shotgun sequence genome contains:
- the pnpla1 gene encoding 1-acylglycerol-3-phosphate O-acyltransferase Pnpla3; its protein translation is MSSPLCILSKNENLSVSFCGSGFLATYQLGAAQSLLDNAAWILQRAPRVYGASAGSLVAAAVVCGSNLGRVRDQLLEFARFTKQHPLGLLNPTVDIFRWLEVTLQRCLPDNAHTLATGRLHVSMTRMSDGKNVLVSEFNSNDDLVKALLCSCFVPVYSGVIPPQYKGEHYMDGGFTNIQPFEDSSPTLTISPFAGNMDICPSDTSTILCDAIIQQLSFQCSLTNFIRLVDAMFPRDWRVLKKAFYSGYQDTVYFLQQSNALPLYPERRKESGASDDSLSSDHWMLTQTDGAEEEELQQNSPEHPEEKTINGICSSVSPSHQEQTVHKYSPEKVQEVLLCNIMGQLEILSNPDVSLSQRTLSYLLFLFTLPIWSATALWERYQKWTTNAMTVAYWLWHGVKLFMIFILNIFMSSMRKCLGDIMLSLMSFIPAQVHDEHRRPRESAERHMASSNLNGHVSSLLPASPSVAQTLPNLYKLLFSLEIESKWRRRKIEVQHTLQQHVADVKRN